A section of the Struthio camelus isolate bStrCam1 chromosome 18, bStrCam1.hap1, whole genome shotgun sequence genome encodes:
- the ZNF335 gene encoding zinc finger protein 335 isoform X2 — MEENEVESSSDAAPQAGREEPSESGLGAETSEAVSADSSDAASAPGLLAQADDSGVGQSSDSSGVSLEEVSESSSSTDAIPRIYLPDSSSIAQSTLVSSVSTVSQSIMVSESPQVLVHSSVITDGATIVSDSTASTSSDLGSAIDKIIESTIGPDIIQSCIAVTSAEDGGAETTQYLILQGPDDGAPMVSQMATSALANSLAIEAVAEGPTSTCLDQPGPSEQSEVLELPTQPDQVREADGGEELDQPDMETLEEMMEVVVVQQFKCKMCQYKSVSKKTLINHMKERHFQPVASALALKKGRPRKGGPAPKTAEEEVPEEDDDDDIMDAGAIDDPEEDSDYNPAEDEPRGRQPKYSRTVPTSSEERPRRRPGRPRKFPRLEDMPQDVPEGGEVEPLVTSQSTQSCELQNSEAASSSGLENGTSESLAEPSISQSDSENKDPSSNTGPEEADVIPRRRGRPSRRFLGKKYRKYMGRRYYYKSPKPLMRPYLCRICGSRFLTHDDLRFHVNSHEANDPQLFKCLQCSYRSRRWSSLKEHMFNHVGSKPYKCEECNYTSVYKKDVIRHSTVHSRDRKKRADPPPKLNSFPCPVCNRIYPMQKRLTQHMKTHSTEKPHMCDKCGKSFKKRYTFKMHLLTHIQAIANRRFKCEFCEYVCEDKKILLNHQLSHMNDKPYKCSFCKYSTFREDFLVSHMAVKHTGGKPFACEFCHFTTKHKKNLRLHVHCRHADCFEEWAQRHPEEPPCRRRPFFTLQQIEELKQQHSQVQAPAEPEPSPPVPLGPVTYHAVQALPGAEPPILSQDSLGGATIIYEQGVAGSAELATQTALDLLLNMSTQRELATGSLQVAVVKPDDSGEVQASGESQTEEEGAEMDHSEQQQQQQKVVTLHMAEPGETLVQEAYEEATLGGSELQQITIPFGGTTEYSIITPISEEIQAPGTLYSEEESPTETSHAVVVSEAVMTEALKDHNNHYIMSSSVPGNQFHHIEPLSGDTAFPSPAEGQEAQAAGVKWPLVQCVTRQLQKDSSLSPASEGREISSPKVKWPALPGMAKKLSCKVSTAKKLSCKISTAKKFSCKICTAMFTGRAEMESHKRAHIGPSTFKCPDCPFTAALWPEVRSHMVQHANLRPHKCTHCSFASKNKKDLRRHMLTHTNEKPFACQICGQRFNRNGHLKFHMQRLHSSEGKRPGAPAAAAQQTIILNSDEDTLATLQTALQSGQAVLAPERLQQALGQEHIIVAQEQSIASQEEATYIQEITTADGQTVQHLVTSDNQVQYIIAQDGVQHLLPHEYVVVPEGHHIQVQDGQITHIQYEQGSQFLQEPQIQYMPVSPEQQLVTQAQLEAAAHSAVTVADAAMAQAQGMFTAEATAEQIQQLQQGIHYDVITLAD; from the exons ATGGAGGAGAATGAAGTGGAGAGCAGCAGCGACGCGGCGCCCCAGGCGGGGCGCGAGGAGCCCTCGGAGAGCGGCCTCGGCGCGGAGACGTCGGAGGCCGTGTCTGCGGACAGCAGCGAcgccgcctcggcccccggcCTCCTGGCGCAAGCAGACGACTCGGGCGTGGGTCAGAGCTCGGACAGCAGCGGGGTCTCCTTG GAAGAGGTGTCCgagagcagctccagcacagaTGCAATTCCCCGGATTTACCTGCCAGATTCTTCCTCCATTGCCCAGTCtaccctggtctccagtgtctccACAGTGAGCCAATCCATCATGGTGTCAGAGTCCCCACAGGTCTTGGTTCACTCCAGCGTCATCACTGACGGAGCCACAATTGTGTCAGACTCCACTGCATCCACTTCCTCAGACCTAGGTTCTGCTATAGACAAAATCATCGAGTCTACAATTGGGCCTGACATCATCCAGA gctgCATCGCTGTGACGAGCGCTGAGGATGGTGGTGCAGAGACTACGCAGTACCTCATTTTGCAAGGACCTGATGACG GTGCCCCCATGGTGTCCCAAATGGCCACTTCTGCTCTGGCCAATAGCTTGGCGATAGAAGCTGTTGCCGAGGGACCAACCTCCACGTGCCTTGACCAGCCAGGCCCTTCTGAGCAGTCTGAAGTACTGGAGCTGCCCACACAGCCAGATCAGGTCCGAGAGGCAGATGGTggggaggagctggatcagccaGACATGGAGACCTTGGAAGAGatgatggaggtggtggtggtgcagcAATTCAAGTGCAAGATGTGTCAGTACAAGAGTGTCTCCAAGAAAACGCTAATCAACCACATGAAAGAGCGGCACTTCCAGCCAG TGGCTTCAGCTTTGGCTTTGAAGAAGGGGCGTCCGCGGAAAGGGGGTCCTGCTCCAAAGACTGCAGAGGAGGAGGTCCcagaggaagatgatgatgatgatatcaTGGATGCTGGTGCTATTGATGACCCTGAAG AGGATAGTGACTATAACCCAGCTGAGGATGAGCCTCGTGGACGACAGCCCAAGTACAGCCGCACTGTCCCCACGTCCAGTGAGGAGAGGCCACGGCGACGCCCAGGGAGACCCCGCAAGTTTCCTCGTCTGGAAGACATGCCTCAGGACGTGCCTGAAG GAGGGGAGGTGGAGCCCTTAGTGACATCCCAAAGCACGCAGAGCTGTGAACTGCAGAACTCAGAAGCAGCCAGTTCCTCTGGACTGGAGAACGGGACCAGCGAGAGCCTGGCAGAGCCCAGCATTAGCCAGTCTGACTCTGAGAACAAGGATCCTTCCTCCAACACCGGCCCCGAGGAGGCGGATGTCATCCCCAGGAGGCGAGGCCGGCCCTCTCGCCGCTTCCTGGGCAAGAAATACCGCAAGTACATGGGGCgcag GTACTACTATAAGTCACCCAAGCCTCTGATGAGGCCATATCTGTGTCGGATCTGTGGCTCACGTTTTCTCACACATGATGATCTGCGCTTCCATGTCAACTCACACGAGGCCAATGACCCACAGCTCTTCAAGTGTCTTCAGTGCAGCTACCGCTCCCGACGCTGGTCCTCCCTCAAG GAACACATGTTCAACCATGTGGGCAGCAAGCCGTACAAGTGTGAGGAGTGTAATTATACCAGTGTGTACAAGAAGGACGTCATCCGCCACTCCACAGTACACAGTCGGGACAG gaaaaagagagCTGATCCG CCCCCAAAGCTGAACTCCTTCCCGTGCCCTGTATGCAATCGTATCTACCCCATGCAGAAGAGACTTACTCAGCACATGAAAACACATAGCACGGAGAAGCCGCACATGTGTGACAAG tgtggGAAGTCCTTTAAGAAGCGCTACACCTTCAAAATGCACCTGCTGACACACATCCAGGCCATTGCTAACCGCAG GTTCAAGTGCGAGTTCTGCGAGTATGTCTGCGAGGACAAAAAGATCCTGCTGAACCACCAGCTGTCGCACATGAACGACAAGCCCTACAAGTGCAGCTTCTGCAAGTACTCCACCTTCCGGGAGGACTTTCTGGTCTCGCACATGGCTGTCAAGCACACGG gaggaaagccGTTTGCTTGTGAGTTCTGTCACTTCACCACAAAGCATAAAAAGAACTTGCGTCTCCATGTGCACTGCCGGCACGCTGACTGCTTTGAAGAGTGGGCACAGCGGCATCCCGAAgagccgccctgccgccgccgccccttctTCACCCTGCAGCAGATCgaggagctgaagcagcagcatAGCCAGGTGcaggcccctgctgagccagagcCTAGCCCCCCG GTCCCTCTTGGCCCTGTGACCTACCATGCGGTCCAGGCTCTCCCAGGAGCAGAGCCCCCCATTCTTTCCCAGGATTCCCTGGGAGGGGCCACCATCATTTATGAACAAG GTGTGGCTGGATCGGCAGAGCTAGCCACGCAGACCGCGCTGGATCTCCTGCTGAACATGAGCACTCAGCGAGAGCTGGCCACAGGCTCTCTGCAG GTGGCAGTGGTGAAGCCGGATGACTCAGGAGAAGTGCAGGCATCAGGTGAGTCACAGACAGAGGAGGAGGGGGCAGAGATGGATCActccgagcagcagcagcagcagcagaaggtggTGACGCTGCACATGGCAGAGCCTGGGGAGACGCTGGTGCAGGAGGCTTATGAGGAGGCGACCTTGGGTggctcagagctgcagcagatcACTATCCCCTTTGGTGGGACAACAGAGTACAGCATCATTACCCCCATCAGCGAGGAGATCCAGGCTCCAGGCACACTATACAG TGAGGAGGAAAGCCCTACAGAGACCTCTCATGCAGTCGTGGTGAGCGAAGCTGTGATGACTGAAGCTCTGAAGGACCATAACAATCACTATATCATGTCATCCAGTGTCCCAGGGAATCAGTTCCATCACATTGAG cCTCTCAGTGGAGACACTGCCTTTCCCTCACCAGCAGAGGGCCAGGAGGCACAGGCTGCTGGTGTCAAGTGGCCTTTGGTGCAGTGTGTCACCAGGCAGCTCCAGAAGGATTCATCTTTGTCCCCAGCCTCCGAAGGGCGGGAAATCTCATCCCCAAAGGTCAAGTGGCCTGCACTCCCAGGCATGGCCAAGAAGCTCTCGTGCAAGGTTTCTACAGCCAAGAAGCTCTCATGCAAGATTTCCACAGCCAAAAAGTTTTCATGCAAGATTTGCACAGCCATGTTTACAGGGAGAGCAGAAATGGAGAGTCACAAGAGAGCCCACATTGGGCCCAGCACCTTCAAGTGTCCTGACTGTCCGTTCACTGCAGCTCTCTGGCCAGAGGTTCGG AGCCACATGGTTCAGCATGCCAACCTTCGGCCACACAAGTGCACCCACTGCAGCTTTGCTTCCAAGAACAAGAAAGACCTGCGCAGGCACATGTTAACACACACCAACGAGAAGCCCTTTGCCTGCCAGATCTGTGGGCAGAG GTTCAACCGTAATGGGCACCTCAAGTTCCACATGCAGCGTTTGCACAGCTCGGAGGGGAAGAGGCCTGGGgcacctgcagctgctgcccagcaGACCATCATTCTGAACAGTGACGAGGACACGCTGGCCACCCTGCAGA CGGCTCTGCAGTCTGGTCAGGCGGTGCTCGCTCCCGAGCGCCTGCAGCAGGCTCTGGGACAGGAACACATCATCGTTGCTCAGGAGCAAAGCATCGCAAGCCAG GAGGAGGCTACATACATCCAGGAGATCACAACTGCTGATGGACAGACAGTACAGCACTTAGTGACATCCGACAACCAG GTTCAGTACATCATTGCCCAGGATGGCGTACAGCACTTGCTTCCCCATGAGTATGTTGTTGTCCCAGAGGGACATCACATCCAG GTACAGGATGGCCAGATCACCCACATCCAGTATGAACAGGGCAGCCAGTTTCTCCAGGAGCCACAG ATCCAGTATATGCCTGTCTCACCTGAGCAGCAGCTTGTCACTCAggctcagctggaagcagctgcaCACTCGGCAGTCACAG TGGCTGATGCCGCGATGGCCCAGGCCCAGGGCATGTTCACCGCAGAGGCAACGGCCGAGCAgatccagcagctgcagcaggggatCCACTACGATGTCATCACGCTGGCAGATTAG
- the ZNF335 gene encoding zinc finger protein 335 isoform X5, with amino-acid sequence MEENEVESSSDAAPQAGREEPSESGLGAETSEAVSADSSDAASAPGLLAQADDSGVGQSSDSSGVSLEEVSESSSSTDAIPRIYLPDSSSIAQSTLVSSVSTVSQSIMVSESPQVLVHSSVITDGATIVSDSTASTSSDLGSAIDKIIESTIGPDIIQSCIAVTSAEDGGAETTQYLILQGPDDGAPMVSQMATSALANSLAIEAVAEGPTSTCLDQPGPSEQSEVLELPTQPDQVREADGGEELDQPDMETLEEMMEVVVVQQFKCKMCQYKSVSKKTLINHMKERHFQPVASALALKKGRPRKGGPAPKTAEEEVPEEDDDDDIMDAGAIDDPEEDSDYNPAEDEPRGRQPKYSRTVPTSSEERPRRRPGRPRKFPRLEDMPQDVPEGGEVEPLVTSQSTQSCELQNSEAASSSGLENGTSESLAEPSISQSDSENKDPSSNTGPEEADVIPRRRGRPSRRFLGKKYRKYMGRRYYYKSPKPLMRPYLCRICGSRFLTHDDLRFHVNSHEANDPQLFKCLQCSYRSRRWSSLKEHMFNHVGSKPYKCEECNYTSVYKKDVIRHSTVHSRDRKKRADPPPKLNSFPCPVCNRIYPMQKRLTQHMKTHSTEKPHMCDKCGKSFKKRYTFKMHLLTHIQAIANRRFKCEFCEYVCEDKKILLNHQLSHMNDKPYKCSFCKYSTFREDFLVSHMAVKHTGGKPFACEFCHFTTKHKKNLRLHVHCRHADCFEEWAQRHPEEPPCRRRPFFTLQQIEELKQQHSQVQAPAEPEPSPPALPGAEPPILSQDSLGGATIIYEQGVAGSAELATQTALDLLLNMSTQRELATGSLQVAVVKPDDSGEVQASGESQTEEEGAEMDHSEQQQQQQKVVTLHMAEPGETLVQEAYEEATLGGSELQQITIPFGGTTEYSIITPISEEIQAPGTLYSEEESPTETSHAVVVSEAVMTEALKDHNNHYIMSSSVPGNQFHHIEPLSGDTAFPSPAEGQEAQAAGVKWPLVQCVTRQLQKDSSLSPASEGREISSPKVKWPALPGMAKKLSCKVSTAKKLSCKISTAKKFSCKICTAMFTGRAEMESHKRAHIGPSTFKCPDCPFTAALWPEVRSHMVQHANLRPHKCTHCSFASKNKKDLRRHMLTHTNEKPFACQICGQRFNRNGHLKFHMQRLHSSEGKRPGAPAAAAQQTIILNSDEDTLATLQTALQSGQAVLAPERLQQALGQEHIIVAQEQSIASQEEATYIQEITTADGQTVQHLVTSDNQVQYIIAQDGVQHLLPHEYVVVPEGHHIQVQDGQITHIQYEQGSQFLQEPQIQYMPVSPEQQLVTQAQLEAAAHSAVTAVADAAMAQAQGMFTAEATAEQIQQLQQGIHYDVITLAD; translated from the exons ATGGAGGAGAATGAAGTGGAGAGCAGCAGCGACGCGGCGCCCCAGGCGGGGCGCGAGGAGCCCTCGGAGAGCGGCCTCGGCGCGGAGACGTCGGAGGCCGTGTCTGCGGACAGCAGCGAcgccgcctcggcccccggcCTCCTGGCGCAAGCAGACGACTCGGGCGTGGGTCAGAGCTCGGACAGCAGCGGGGTCTCCTTG GAAGAGGTGTCCgagagcagctccagcacagaTGCAATTCCCCGGATTTACCTGCCAGATTCTTCCTCCATTGCCCAGTCtaccctggtctccagtgtctccACAGTGAGCCAATCCATCATGGTGTCAGAGTCCCCACAGGTCTTGGTTCACTCCAGCGTCATCACTGACGGAGCCACAATTGTGTCAGACTCCACTGCATCCACTTCCTCAGACCTAGGTTCTGCTATAGACAAAATCATCGAGTCTACAATTGGGCCTGACATCATCCAGA gctgCATCGCTGTGACGAGCGCTGAGGATGGTGGTGCAGAGACTACGCAGTACCTCATTTTGCAAGGACCTGATGACG GTGCCCCCATGGTGTCCCAAATGGCCACTTCTGCTCTGGCCAATAGCTTGGCGATAGAAGCTGTTGCCGAGGGACCAACCTCCACGTGCCTTGACCAGCCAGGCCCTTCTGAGCAGTCTGAAGTACTGGAGCTGCCCACACAGCCAGATCAGGTCCGAGAGGCAGATGGTggggaggagctggatcagccaGACATGGAGACCTTGGAAGAGatgatggaggtggtggtggtgcagcAATTCAAGTGCAAGATGTGTCAGTACAAGAGTGTCTCCAAGAAAACGCTAATCAACCACATGAAAGAGCGGCACTTCCAGCCAG TGGCTTCAGCTTTGGCTTTGAAGAAGGGGCGTCCGCGGAAAGGGGGTCCTGCTCCAAAGACTGCAGAGGAGGAGGTCCcagaggaagatgatgatgatgatatcaTGGATGCTGGTGCTATTGATGACCCTGAAG AGGATAGTGACTATAACCCAGCTGAGGATGAGCCTCGTGGACGACAGCCCAAGTACAGCCGCACTGTCCCCACGTCCAGTGAGGAGAGGCCACGGCGACGCCCAGGGAGACCCCGCAAGTTTCCTCGTCTGGAAGACATGCCTCAGGACGTGCCTGAAG GAGGGGAGGTGGAGCCCTTAGTGACATCCCAAAGCACGCAGAGCTGTGAACTGCAGAACTCAGAAGCAGCCAGTTCCTCTGGACTGGAGAACGGGACCAGCGAGAGCCTGGCAGAGCCCAGCATTAGCCAGTCTGACTCTGAGAACAAGGATCCTTCCTCCAACACCGGCCCCGAGGAGGCGGATGTCATCCCCAGGAGGCGAGGCCGGCCCTCTCGCCGCTTCCTGGGCAAGAAATACCGCAAGTACATGGGGCgcag GTACTACTATAAGTCACCCAAGCCTCTGATGAGGCCATATCTGTGTCGGATCTGTGGCTCACGTTTTCTCACACATGATGATCTGCGCTTCCATGTCAACTCACACGAGGCCAATGACCCACAGCTCTTCAAGTGTCTTCAGTGCAGCTACCGCTCCCGACGCTGGTCCTCCCTCAAG GAACACATGTTCAACCATGTGGGCAGCAAGCCGTACAAGTGTGAGGAGTGTAATTATACCAGTGTGTACAAGAAGGACGTCATCCGCCACTCCACAGTACACAGTCGGGACAG gaaaaagagagCTGATCCG CCCCCAAAGCTGAACTCCTTCCCGTGCCCTGTATGCAATCGTATCTACCCCATGCAGAAGAGACTTACTCAGCACATGAAAACACATAGCACGGAGAAGCCGCACATGTGTGACAAG tgtggGAAGTCCTTTAAGAAGCGCTACACCTTCAAAATGCACCTGCTGACACACATCCAGGCCATTGCTAACCGCAG GTTCAAGTGCGAGTTCTGCGAGTATGTCTGCGAGGACAAAAAGATCCTGCTGAACCACCAGCTGTCGCACATGAACGACAAGCCCTACAAGTGCAGCTTCTGCAAGTACTCCACCTTCCGGGAGGACTTTCTGGTCTCGCACATGGCTGTCAAGCACACGG gaggaaagccGTTTGCTTGTGAGTTCTGTCACTTCACCACAAAGCATAAAAAGAACTTGCGTCTCCATGTGCACTGCCGGCACGCTGACTGCTTTGAAGAGTGGGCACAGCGGCATCCCGAAgagccgccctgccgccgccgccccttctTCACCCTGCAGCAGATCgaggagctgaagcagcagcatAGCCAGGTGcaggcccctgctgagccagagcCTAGCCCCCCG GCTCTCCCAGGAGCAGAGCCCCCCATTCTTTCCCAGGATTCCCTGGGAGGGGCCACCATCATTTATGAACAAG GTGTGGCTGGATCGGCAGAGCTAGCCACGCAGACCGCGCTGGATCTCCTGCTGAACATGAGCACTCAGCGAGAGCTGGCCACAGGCTCTCTGCAG GTGGCAGTGGTGAAGCCGGATGACTCAGGAGAAGTGCAGGCATCAGGTGAGTCACAGACAGAGGAGGAGGGGGCAGAGATGGATCActccgagcagcagcagcagcagcagaaggtggTGACGCTGCACATGGCAGAGCCTGGGGAGACGCTGGTGCAGGAGGCTTATGAGGAGGCGACCTTGGGTggctcagagctgcagcagatcACTATCCCCTTTGGTGGGACAACAGAGTACAGCATCATTACCCCCATCAGCGAGGAGATCCAGGCTCCAGGCACACTATACAG TGAGGAGGAAAGCCCTACAGAGACCTCTCATGCAGTCGTGGTGAGCGAAGCTGTGATGACTGAAGCTCTGAAGGACCATAACAATCACTATATCATGTCATCCAGTGTCCCAGGGAATCAGTTCCATCACATTGAG cCTCTCAGTGGAGACACTGCCTTTCCCTCACCAGCAGAGGGCCAGGAGGCACAGGCTGCTGGTGTCAAGTGGCCTTTGGTGCAGTGTGTCACCAGGCAGCTCCAGAAGGATTCATCTTTGTCCCCAGCCTCCGAAGGGCGGGAAATCTCATCCCCAAAGGTCAAGTGGCCTGCACTCCCAGGCATGGCCAAGAAGCTCTCGTGCAAGGTTTCTACAGCCAAGAAGCTCTCATGCAAGATTTCCACAGCCAAAAAGTTTTCATGCAAGATTTGCACAGCCATGTTTACAGGGAGAGCAGAAATGGAGAGTCACAAGAGAGCCCACATTGGGCCCAGCACCTTCAAGTGTCCTGACTGTCCGTTCACTGCAGCTCTCTGGCCAGAGGTTCGG AGCCACATGGTTCAGCATGCCAACCTTCGGCCACACAAGTGCACCCACTGCAGCTTTGCTTCCAAGAACAAGAAAGACCTGCGCAGGCACATGTTAACACACACCAACGAGAAGCCCTTTGCCTGCCAGATCTGTGGGCAGAG GTTCAACCGTAATGGGCACCTCAAGTTCCACATGCAGCGTTTGCACAGCTCGGAGGGGAAGAGGCCTGGGgcacctgcagctgctgcccagcaGACCATCATTCTGAACAGTGACGAGGACACGCTGGCCACCCTGCAGA CGGCTCTGCAGTCTGGTCAGGCGGTGCTCGCTCCCGAGCGCCTGCAGCAGGCTCTGGGACAGGAACACATCATCGTTGCTCAGGAGCAAAGCATCGCAAGCCAG GAGGAGGCTACATACATCCAGGAGATCACAACTGCTGATGGACAGACAGTACAGCACTTAGTGACATCCGACAACCAG GTTCAGTACATCATTGCCCAGGATGGCGTACAGCACTTGCTTCCCCATGAGTATGTTGTTGTCCCAGAGGGACATCACATCCAG GTACAGGATGGCCAGATCACCCACATCCAGTATGAACAGGGCAGCCAGTTTCTCCAGGAGCCACAG ATCCAGTATATGCCTGTCTCACCTGAGCAGCAGCTTGTCACTCAggctcagctggaagcagctgcaCACTCGGCAGTCACAG CAGTGGCTGATGCCGCGATGGCCCAGGCCCAGGGCATGTTCACCGCAGAGGCAACGGCCGAGCAgatccagcagctgcagcaggggatCCACTACGATGTCATCACGCTGGCAGATTAG